From Paraglaciecola sp. L1A13:
GGAGTGTATGGGAGTATGAAGATGAAAGTATTAATGCTTAGCGCACTATTAGCGGGTGCGAGCATGTTCGCAAGCGTAAATGTCTTGGCGGGTGAGAAAGTGGATCGCACCTTAGATGCTAACCCTGAAGGATATGTTGAGATTGAACATGTAAATGGCAAGGCTGAGATAAAAGGCTGGGATAAGGCGCAAGTGCAAGTAAAAGGGGTCCTTGGAGAACGCACCGAACGCTTTATTTTTGAGCGTCAGGGTAACGAGGTTACCATCAAGGTAAAAGTCAGAAGTGGCATGCGAGGAGGCTGGGGGCGAGATGATGAAGATGCACTTACTATCTTTGTGCCACGGCAAAGCCGCTTAAACTACACCGCTGTTAATGCTGATGTGTCGTTAAGTAATATTACCGGAGGGGTCAGTATTGAAACGGTTAATGGCGATATTGATGCGCAGAAACTTGCCGGGCGATTACGGCTAGAATCTGTAAATGGCGATATAAACGCAGATGATTTACAAGGTGATGTGGCCATTGAAACCGTTAATGGAGACATTCGCTCACGCAGCACACAAGGGCGCGAAGATAAATACGAAACGGTTAACGGTGACGTAAATGTGCAGTCCAGTAGTCAAGAGGTACGAGTCACCACCGTCAACGGCGACGTTACATTGGCAATGCAGACCGTGAAGTACGCCAATTTGGAAACTGTAAATGGCGAATTAAGTGTTGATTTAAGTTTAGCAAAAGGTGGAGAGATAAAAGCCACAACAGTAGGAGGAGAAATAGAATTAAATTTCACCCAACAGGTATCTGCTCTATTTGATATACGGTCCCATGCGGGTGGCAAAATAATCAATCGACTAACCTCAGATCGGGTTAAGAAAGATAAATACGGCCCCAGTAGTTGGTTGGCGACGAGCATGGGAGAAGGGCAAGGTAAGGTCTCAATATCAACCGTCAATGGTCGCGTGAGTATTTCGAAAGATTAATCGACTGGCGTTAAAAATACCTCGCTACTTTACGTCACGGGGTATTTTCATTTATTAGATGCCCTGTTGTGTTGCTTAAGCCACACGTTCTACTGATATATGCGCCAGACCAATTAACGCGCGTTTATACTCAGAATCTTGTATCGGGGCTAATGCATCGATAGCTTGCTGAGATGCATTTAAGGCCTGTTGTTTGGTATAAGTCAACGCGCCTGTTTCTTCGATAGCATGTAAAATGGCGTCGAGGTTGTCCATACCGTTACTTAGCTCGATGGCCTCTTTAATCAACGCAGCTTGCTGGGCATTGCCGTTCCACATGGCATATAAAAGTGGCAATGTCGGTTTGCCTTCAGCTAAATCATCACCCATATTTTTGCCCATGTCTTCGCTATCAGACGCATAATCCATGATGTCGTCGACCAGCTGAAAGGCTGTACCTAAGTATTTGCCATAGTCTTGCATGGCATTTTCTATGCTAACACTTTGCTTGGTGAGCACTGCAGACAATAACGTCGCCGCTTCAAACAAGCGTGCGGTTTTGCTGTAGATAACTTGCATGTAGCTTTCTTCGGTCGTATTTGGATCGTTGCAGTTCATTAACTGTAATACTTCGCCTTCTGCAATAACATTCGTTGCATCAGACAGTATCTGCATAACGCGCATGCTATCTAAGGTAACCATCATTTGAAACGAACGGGTATAAAGAAAGTCACCTACCAATACACTGGCTTGGTTGCCGAATACTTCATTGGCTGTTTCGCGGCCCCGACGCATAGTGGATTCGTCAACCACGTCGTCATGCAACAAGGTAGCGGTATGAATAAATTCAATAATAGCGGCCAGCGTATGATGTTGCTCGTCTTCAATAGCAAGTGCTCTGGCGGCTAAAACGGTTAACAGGGGACGCAAACGTTTGCCGCCACTGTTGACGATATAAAAGCCTAGTTGATTAATCAAAGAGACATCTGAATTCACCTGCTTCTGGATCAGTTGATTGACCGCGAGCATATCTGACTCAGCGAGTGAAAGGATGTTGTCTAAATCCATACTTAAATTTCAGCTCTGACGTAATAAGGTGTTAATTAGCGTGCGATTTTACAGAAATTGCGCAGGGTATCCAGTAGACATTACGTAACAATTGCTCGCAAAGACGCGTAGATTAAGTGTTGCTGCATATTTGAGCAAATAAATTGAATTTGGTACTTGCGACCACTGGATGCTTCACGTACAATTCGCGCCCTGTTTTTGAATATATAGCGCAATGATATAAGCGCAGAGCGGAGTTAATTATGTACGCGGTTTTCCAAAGTGGTGGCAAACAACACCGTGTGGCTGAAGGCCAAACCGTTCGTCTTGAGAAAATCGAAGTGGCTCTAGGTGAGTCAATTGAATTCGGTGAAATCTTAATGGTGAGCAATGGTGAAGACGTTAAGATCGGTACGCCTTTTGTTAGTGGCGGAAAAATTACAGCTGAAGTCGTAACGCATGGTCGTGGCGATAAAGTTAAGATCGTTAAGTTTCGTCGACGCAAGCATTCACGTACCCAAATGGGTCACCGTCAGTGGTTCACGGAAGTGAAAATCACTGGTATAAGCGCTTAATAGGAGTTTCAACTAATGGCACATAAAAAGGCTGGTGGTAGTACTAATAACGGTCGTGACTCAGAAAGTAAACGTTTAGGTGTTAAGCGTTACGGCGGTGAGTCAGTTTTAGCTGGTAACATCATTGTTCGTCAACGTGGAACTCGTTTCCATGCTGGTAACAATATGGGTATCGGTAAAGATCATACTTTGTTTGCTTTATCTGATGGTAAAGTTCAATTCGAAGTGAAAGGTCCTAAAAACCGTAAGTTTGTAAGTATCGTTGCTGAGTAATTAGCTACTTTACATAGTTTAAAAGACCCCGCTTGTGCGGGGTTTTTTGTTTGAAAAGTCTACCTTCATATGTATGAATGGGCGGGCAAGCACGCTGATTTGTGGTATGACGCCGCAACAACAGCGAAGTAGTATAAACTCTTTATACTCTTTACCTTAAAGTTGAGTTAACGATGAAATTTGTAGATGAAGCTGAGATCCGCGTAGAAGCGGGTGATGGCGGAGCCGGTACGGTTAGTTTTCGCCGAGAAAAATATGTTCCAGATGGCGGCCCGGACGGCGGTGATGGTGGTGATGGTGGCAGTGTATATCTAGTTGCGGATGAAAACTTAAACACGCTTATCGATTATCGCTTTGAAAGATTTCATCGTGCTGAGCGTGGTAAAAATGGTCGAAGTGCTGATTGTACCGGCCGCAGAGGTGTTGATCTTGACGTGATGGTGCCAGTTGGCACACGCGCTACTGATACTGAAACGGGCGAATTACTGGGTGATTTAACCAAGCATGGTCAGCGTCTTAAAGCTGCTCAAGGCGGTTTTCACGGTTTAGGTAATGCACGCTTTAAAACCAGTACAAACCGTGCACCTAGGCAGAAGACCTTAGGTACCCCTGGTGACGTACGTATGCTTAAGCTTGAGTTGATGCTACTTGCAGATGTGGGTCTACTCGGTATGCCAAATGCGGGTAAATCGACCTTTATACGCAGTGTGTCAGCGGCTAAGCCGAAAGTAGCGGATTATCCTTTCACTACGCTCGTTCCTAATTTGGGTGTAGTTCGCCTAGATGCTATGCGCAGCTTTGTTATTGCGGATATTCCTGGTTTGATCGAAGGCGCGTCAGATGGGGCTGGCTTGGGGATCCAATTCCTTAAACATCTTGAACGTTGTCGTGTATTGCTGCATTTGATTGACCTGATGCCTGCAGACGGCTCTGATCCAGTAGATAATGCTAGAGCAATTGTGGGCGAACTTGAAAAATACAGCCCTAAATTAGCCGCTAAACCGCGTTGGTTAGTGTTTAATAAGACTGACCTAATGTTCGAAGATGAAGCAGAAGACTTGTGTAAAGAAATTGCTCAAGCCATGGGTTGGGAAGATGACTATTACAGTATTTCTGCCGTTCAGGGTAAAAATACTAAAGAATTGTGTATTAAAGTCATGGATTATATCGATACGTTACCTGCTAACGTTGTTGATGAATCGGACGAAGAAGAAGTTGGCTTCAAGTGGGATACTTATCATAAAGAGACAGTTGAAAACTATTCAGACGATGATGATGATGACTTCGACGACGATGATGATGATTTCGATGGTGATGACGACTTCGAAGTTGTATACCAAAAATAGTGTACCAAAAATAAATATATTAATCGGTTAGTTAGGCACGCCCTAGCTAATCGAAGTAATTAAGTTTAGTTGGTAGCAATAGCAGTATCAAGGTATGCGTAGGGGAATAGGTAAATGGCAAAAGTTGCTTTAATTGCTGCAATGGCAAATAACCGAATCATAGGTTTAAACAACCAAATGCCTTGGCATATGCCAGCTGACTTAAAACACTTCAAACGTGTTACCTTAGGCAAGCCCATTATCATGGGTCGTAAAACATACGAGTCTATTGGTAGGGTACTACCTGGTCGCCTGAATATTGTTATTACTAACGACAAATCTTATGCACTAGCAGATGCGACGGTAGTAAACAGTTGTGAAGATGCTATTTCGATTGCCAAATTACATTTGAGCCAACAAGGAATAAGTGATGATGAGCAAGAGATAATGGTGATTGGCGGTGGAACCGTTTATCAGCATTTTTTGGCCCATGCCAATCGTCTGTATTTGACCCTTATTGATCTCGATACCCCCGGGGATACTTACTTTCCTGATTATTCTGACGGTTCGTGGCAAGAAATAGACAGTGAATTGAACGAGCCAGATGAAAAAAATCCACAACCTTATCGTTTTATTACTTTAGCTAGGTAATATTTTATCTAGCAGGGTCAAGAGTCTCTCGCCTATTTAGCAAAGTAAACGTATACACATAGCCATATATTGCGCTAAATACAATACTGGGCAAAATGGTTAACCATAAATTAGGTGTTTGGTTTATCAAGTTTGCACCAAGCGCTAAGCTGCCTTGCATGGCAATGGGAATAAGTGGCGCTAGCAGGGTTCCTGGTATTCTTGTTGAATGCATCACTGCCGCAGACTTATTCAACGCATGATTAAAGGTTTTAAATATGGCAATATTTTGCTTTGTTTTTGCGTAAACAGAACACAATATGGGTACCACAAATATCAATGATACACTGTGTTTACCGAAACGATTAACTGCTCTTTCCAATGCAAATGTAAACAGTATTGTCACACTACCACTAAGCATACCTTGCACTAGCGCCGAACGTAAAATCACCGCTAAATCGTTTGTGACTAAGCTATTTGCCCAGTACGTCCAGCTAAAGTAAAATACAAAAGCCACGAGTGCTGACAAAACCAATCTAATTTTCGAAGACATAATGCATACCTGATGTGAAAGTAATTATAAGACCTGGCTATTGTTTTCTATCTTTCGTCCCCCATTTTGTTATCTTAAGAATCAGCATAATTTAACTAAGTAGGAGAACATATGAGCACAGTTACTTTACAGGGCAATCCTTTTAATACCGTTGGTGTATTACCGAGTGTAGGTGAAAACGCGGTAGATTTTCGCTTGGTCAAAACAGACCTATCTGAAACTACATTGGCCGATTATAAAGGGGCGCGATTAGTTCTGAATATTTTTCCGTCTGTGGATACAGGCACGTGTGCTATGTCAGTTCGCAAGTTTAACGAGCAAGCGAGTAAATTAGAAAATACCAAGGTTCTATGTGTATCAGCTGATTTACCTTTTGCTGCAGCACGTTTTTGTGGTGCTGAAGGAATTGAGAATGTTGAAACTGGATCGAGCTTTAGAAGTTCATTTGGTACAGACTACGGAGTTGAGTTTATTGATGGACCGTTAACAGGTTTGTTGTCACGCTGCGTTGTTGTATTGGATGAGAGTGGCAAGGTTATTTACACAGAGCAAGTATCTGAAACGGCTGATGAGCCTGATTACGCTGCTGCTATTGCGGTACTTTAATTTTTAGAAAATTAAAGCGTAAACTTTATTAGTAGCTTAAAAGCAACGAGCCGCAAAGCGGCTCGTTTTAGGCGATTACTAACGTAAATCTGTAATTAAACAGGTACTACGTTGTTCGCGCATGGGCCTTTAGGGCTCTGTCCAATTTCAAACTCAACCTCTTGGCCGTCGTTCAAAGTTGCGTATCCACCACCGCTTTTAATTTCTGAGTGATGAACAAATAAATCTTTTCCACCGTCTTCTGGAGTAATGAAGCCGAAACCTTTATCTGCATTAAACCACTTAACTGTACCTTTACTCATAATCTACTCTACTTTGTTTAATAAAATTGTTTGCAGAAACCTGCGACGACCATTGTATAGGTTATTTTTAAGTAAATCCGCTCTATTCCGCGTTAACTTGAATATTTTTTCTACTTATTTTCGTACCGAGGGTTCTACAGCTGGCTGGCGTACATTTTGCTCGGAAGTCCTATATATACCGAAAATATCGTATAAATAAATTTACTTTCTATTAGCCAATTAATGGCTATCCCGCATTTTACTTGGGGTTTGTCCATGTTGATGATTTTTTATAAGTAGAAAATTTATACCCACTTGGTATGTAAATTTTATAAATATTAGCGGTTAGTGGTTTTTAATGCAGCTAAGCATAATTGGTCAAACAGCAAAAAAAGGCGGACTAAGCATGAAAGATAATGCCTCATCGTTATTTCAACAAAATGAAAATTGTTGGCAAACAAGCCTAGCGAGCTATGCCACGCCTTTAATTGATGGCGCTAATTATTACCGCGCGCTACACAGCGCAATTTGTAAAGCCCAGCGCAGTATTTTTATTGTCGGTTGGGACATCGATAGCCGCATACGACTGCTGCGCGGCGATGAAGAAAAGGATGCAACTGCACCATCAGTCATAAGCGATCTACTAAAATGGAAGGCGGATCAGAACGAGAATATAAAAATTTATCTACTGAGATGGGATTCGTCACTGGCGTTCTTTAGCCAACGTGAAATGTGGGCAAAAGAAGTGTGGGATAACAAAACCCCTGACAATGTGCAAACAACCTTAGACAGCACGATACCCATGGGCGGTAGTCAACACCAGAAAGTCGTCGTGATCGATGATGAAATCGTGTTTTCAGGTGGTATGGATGTATCGACTAACCGATGGGACACTCGAGAACACCTTGTTGAGCATCCACAACGTGTGGGCCCCGATGGCCCCCATGGCCCTTTACATGATGTTCAAGTACTGACCAGTGGTCCGATTGTTGAATCATTCGGTAAGCTAGTGCGATGGCGTTGGGACCGGATCAGCGAACAAAAAGCGATTCCGTTTGATTCATCTAACCTCTCTTTAAAGCAAGTGCCACAGTCTTGGCCTGAACATTTTCCCCCGTCGATGAAAAACTTACCCTGTGCGCTGGCGCGTACTATCCCTTTTATGGATGGTGTTGAGCCTGTGCAAGAGGTACGTCGGATGCTGCTTGATCTTATCGCTCAGGCGGAGCATTTTATCTTTATCGAAAATCAATTTACCACTCGACAAGAAATAGCTGAGGCTTTGAATAAACAACTAAAGACACATTCGCGTTTACAAGTTGTGATTGTTAGTTCTTATGAACCTAAAGGAAAATTCGAGAGTGAGGCGTTTTGGGCAAGCAGAATTGATTTTAAGCGTATCTTAGCGGCAGGTATTGATGAAAGTCGAGTAAAGATGACCTATTCGACCCTTACCAATGAACAGGGAAACAGCACGCAAAAGCGAGTGCACTCAAAAGTAATGAGTATTGACGATCGTTACCTGGTCATTGGGTCGTCAAATATCAGTAACCGTTCAATGAGTTTAGATACGGAAGTAGATTTAATTTTCGCTGCGGACACAGAGCAAAATAAACGAGACATTGTTAGGGTGCGAGACGATCTACTGGCTGAACACACAGGGCGCTCTATTGAGCAGGTGGAAGAGATATTTAGCACACAAGACCCATTAGGAAATTTGCTAAGTGAACAACAGCCACACAGTTATCAATTAGCAGAAGTCGAGGATACGCAATTTACCAGTAAGGCATGGCAGCCTGTTTTCAATTCTTTATCCGACCCTGAAAAACCCCTTATTGCCCCCATACAAATGGCGAATGGCAAAGTCGTAGGCGTGGGTAACCCTAAGCAAAAAACCATCGTCTTTCTTATGGCCGCGTTGTTGGTACTGGTTCTCGGAGGCTTGATTTTTTGGGCCGCGCATTCCATACCTTGGTTATCGGCGGATAAACTGGAGCAGTTTCTACAAGATACGCGCGGAACCATGTGGGTGATACCGACTATCTGCCTTGTTTACGTGGTGGCTGGTTTATTATTTTTTCCTGTCACCGTCTTGTCACTGGCGGTCGCGGCCGTATACGGACCTATATGGGGCCCCATCTACGGAATGATTGGGGCGTTAATTAGCTCGGCAATGATGTTTGGTTTAGGGCACGTAATGGGTAGCAACGGGTTGCGCAAATTGGGCGGCGCGAAGATTCAAGCGGTTGATGAAAAATTTAAAAACAGTGGCGTTGTTGGGGTGGCAGTTATACGCCTGCTACCCGTGGCACCTTTTAGTCTAGTTAACTTGGTTGCTGGGATTTCGTCTATTGGATTAATGCAGTTCTTAGCAGGTACCTTTTTGGGAATGTTCCCTCCCATGATTGCAAAAGGTTTAGTCGGTGACTCTTTAGGTCAAATTTTTAGCGACCCTACGCCACAAGCTAT
This genomic window contains:
- the ispB gene encoding octaprenyl diphosphate synthase — its product is MDLDNILSLAESDMLAVNQLIQKQVNSDVSLINQLGFYIVNSGGKRLRPLLTVLAARALAIEDEQHHTLAAIIEFIHTATLLHDDVVDESTMRRGRETANEVFGNQASVLVGDFLYTRSFQMMVTLDSMRVMQILSDATNVIAEGEVLQLMNCNDPNTTEESYMQVIYSKTARLFEAATLLSAVLTKQSVSIENAMQDYGKYLGTAFQLVDDIMDYASDSEDMGKNMGDDLAEGKPTLPLLYAMWNGNAQQAALIKEAIELSNGMDNLDAILHAIEETGALTYTKQQALNASQQAIDALAPIQDSEYKRALIGLAHISVERVA
- the rpmA gene encoding 50S ribosomal protein L27; its protein translation is MAHKKAGGSTNNGRDSESKRLGVKRYGGESVLAGNIIVRQRGTRFHAGNNMGIGKDHTLFALSDGKVQFEVKGPKNRKFVSIVAE
- the cgtA gene encoding Obg family GTPase CgtA translates to MKFVDEAEIRVEAGDGGAGTVSFRREKYVPDGGPDGGDGGDGGSVYLVADENLNTLIDYRFERFHRAERGKNGRSADCTGRRGVDLDVMVPVGTRATDTETGELLGDLTKHGQRLKAAQGGFHGLGNARFKTSTNRAPRQKTLGTPGDVRMLKLELMLLADVGLLGMPNAGKSTFIRSVSAAKPKVADYPFTTLVPNLGVVRLDAMRSFVIADIPGLIEGASDGAGLGIQFLKHLERCRVLLHLIDLMPADGSDPVDNARAIVGELEKYSPKLAAKPRWLVFNKTDLMFEDEAEDLCKEIAQAMGWEDDYYSISAVQGKNTKELCIKVMDYIDTLPANVVDESDEEEVGFKWDTYHKETVENYSDDDDDDFDDDDDDFDGDDDFEVVYQK
- the tpx gene encoding thiol peroxidase — protein: MSTVTLQGNPFNTVGVLPSVGENAVDFRLVKTDLSETTLADYKGARLVLNIFPSVDTGTCAMSVRKFNEQASKLENTKVLCVSADLPFAAARFCGAEGIENVETGSSFRSSFGTDYGVEFIDGPLTGLLSRCVVVLDESGKVIYTEQVSETADEPDYAAAIAVL
- the folA gene encoding type 3 dihydrofolate reductase, producing the protein MAKVALIAAMANNRIIGLNNQMPWHMPADLKHFKRVTLGKPIIMGRKTYESIGRVLPGRLNIVITNDKSYALADATVVNSCEDAISIAKLHLSQQGISDDEQEIMVIGGGTVYQHFLAHANRLYLTLIDLDTPGDTYFPDYSDGSWQEIDSELNEPDEKNPQPYRFITLAR
- a CDS encoding DUF4097 family beta strand repeat-containing protein; translation: MKVLMLSALLAGASMFASVNVLAGEKVDRTLDANPEGYVEIEHVNGKAEIKGWDKAQVQVKGVLGERTERFIFERQGNEVTIKVKVRSGMRGGWGRDDEDALTIFVPRQSRLNYTAVNADVSLSNITGGVSIETVNGDIDAQKLAGRLRLESVNGDINADDLQGDVAIETVNGDIRSRSTQGREDKYETVNGDVNVQSSSQEVRVTTVNGDVTLAMQTVKYANLETVNGELSVDLSLAKGGEIKATTVGGEIELNFTQQVSALFDIRSHAGGKIINRLTSDRVKKDKYGPSSWLATSMGEGQGKVSISTVNGRVSISKD
- a CDS encoding cold-shock protein, with the protein product MSKGTVKWFNADKGFGFITPEDGGKDLFVHHSEIKSGGGYATLNDGQEVEFEIGQSPKGPCANNVVPV
- the rplU gene encoding 50S ribosomal protein L21, translated to MYAVFQSGGKQHRVAEGQTVRLEKIEVALGESIEFGEILMVSNGEDVKIGTPFVSGGKITAEVVTHGRGDKVKIVKFRRRKHSRTQMGHRQWFTEVKITGISA
- a CDS encoding VTT domain-containing protein; protein product: MKDNASSLFQQNENCWQTSLASYATPLIDGANYYRALHSAICKAQRSIFIVGWDIDSRIRLLRGDEEKDATAPSVISDLLKWKADQNENIKIYLLRWDSSLAFFSQREMWAKEVWDNKTPDNVQTTLDSTIPMGGSQHQKVVVIDDEIVFSGGMDVSTNRWDTREHLVEHPQRVGPDGPHGPLHDVQVLTSGPIVESFGKLVRWRWDRISEQKAIPFDSSNLSLKQVPQSWPEHFPPSMKNLPCALARTIPFMDGVEPVQEVRRMLLDLIAQAEHFIFIENQFTTRQEIAEALNKQLKTHSRLQVVIVSSYEPKGKFESEAFWASRIDFKRILAAGIDESRVKMTYSTLTNEQGNSTQKRVHSKVMSIDDRYLVIGSSNISNRSMSLDTEVDLIFAADTEQNKRDIVRVRDDLLAEHTGRSIEQVEEIFSTQDPLGNLLSEQQPHSYQLAEVEDTQFTSKAWQPVFNSLSDPEKPLIAPIQMANGKVVGVGNPKQKTIVFLMAALLVLVLGGLIFWAAHSIPWLSADKLEQFLQDTRGTMWVIPTICLVYVVAGLLFFPVTVLSLAVAAVYGPIWGPIYGMIGALISSAMMFGLGHVMGSNGLRKLGGAKIQAVDEKFKNSGVVGVAVIRLLPVAPFSLVNLVAGISSIGLMQFLAGTFLGMFPPMIAKGLVGDSLGQIFSDPTPQAIGYLAGGIACWILMIFVSQKLARMYQLKKAQNG